The Chitinophaga pinensis DSM 2588 region AAGATCTTTCAACGCGACCGCACCTACATCATAAAACTGTTGCTGTTGCTGCACCTGCGCAGTGGACGTAGCCACTACGTCCCTGACATACACGATATTTTCTTTAGCCAGCAGAATATTAAGATAAGCCTGCGTGATCTGCAGCGTGATATCATTTTCAACCGTCGCAAGATCCAGTCCCGCAATCTTCACCAGCAAATCTTTCTGTTGAATATCCGTCTTCAGGTATCCGCCATTATACAATGTCACTGATGAATTCAGCGAACTACTCCCAGAAAACCGTACGCCCGATTTCAAATCACCGGTGGCCGGATCGATGGTCTTACTCTGTATCAATGAAGGGGATGCGCTGGCAGAAAGGTTGGGTAGCACAGCGGCTTTCGACAGCTCCAGATCCTGCTGACTGCTAAGGCGATTTAACCGGTAACTGTTTAGTGTAATGTTATTGGTTTTGGCATAGTCCAGACAAGCCTGCAAGTCCCATTTCTCAGGTAATTGCACCTGCGAAGCGGCGGTGTCCTGTGCATATGTAGGAACTATTCTGAAAATCAATATCCAAAAGAGGAACCGATGTATATAATTGCTGAACATATACTTGCATTTCCGGTAGTCCGGGTCTCAGATAAAGCCTAAAAAACGTGCCATAGCAGGCATAAGCGGCTTAAAGATGGCTTAAAATCCATGAACGTCCGGTTATACCTTATACAAGGCATATAACAGCAGAATACCGGAAATAGTTGATGACAGATTAACAAACTACGTAGTTGTAATGTTGTGTGGACATTCCCGAAGGAACCTACATATTGAGGAAAACAAGCATCAGTCATCTGCATCATTACCGCGCCGGCAATTGTGCGTAGTCTATGGGCAGCTACCAGTATCAGACGTTTCTAACTTATATCATAATACTTTTACACCGAGTGCCAGATTGATCTTTGCAATCGTTTCAAATGTAAAATTATGCGTACCCCGCATCCATTTGCTGATCTCTGACTCCGACTTACCCAGTGCCTCCGCCAGCTCCCGGTGCGACATGCCTTTCCTCTCCGGGATCGCATCGATACGATCAACTACATCGAGGCTCATTGCAGCCCTTTCCAGCCCATACGCGGGCAGTGCATTCATTGCGTCTTCGAAAATTTTACTCATAACAATCTGCAATTTTAAATTGTAAATTACCTTCAAGCTGTCTGTTAACGACGCTGAGATTGCCAGAAACGATTCGTTGGGTGATCTGGGTGCTTAAAGCATTCACTAACTCAAAATGAAACAGACAATCTTTGCTTTGCTGTACCTTCTGCGTTTTCTTTACACAACCTTTCCAAGTATAACGATGTCTCTGGTAATCCTGCTGCAATAAAGCCTTACATCTCCTGATGTATATGGCGGCGGTAATGCCTCTGCAGCTCTTTCGTGCTGGAATACTTCGCTTCCGCACCTCTGTTCATGCCCATCTCCCTGATGACAGACATGATATTATAATAATCTTCTCCGTATGCCGGTTTATTAAATATGGTCACAAACTTCTCTACTTCACACAGGTCATCTCCATCAATATGAAATGAATAATAAGTGATCTTATTCATTGTCATTACCGGTCTTATTTCACCGTTTAAAAAATTCACCTATAAGTTAAGTTTCAATGTACGACGATAGTCAGTGTTTTCAAAAAAAATCGCCAACATCTCCTTCCTTAACTCATTGAATGACATATCAGTTATGAAACAACAAACTCACTATGATAATGCATAGATCATTTATCATTCTCCGCGCTTATGCGGTAATTGATCAACGTAAATATAAAGGGGAGAAACAGCGCTCAGCAGAAGATATTAAAGCAACGTTGCTACAAAGCTGAGACGAATGCAGTTAGCTAACAGACAATTCTACAACCAATTTACATCTTTTTTTCAAAGCACAAATATTTCTTCCGCTTTTCACAAAATTTTATATCTCTTCCTTGCATGCATACCTATCAAAAAGCCCGCTACTGCTGTGCAGCGCGGGCCTTTCAACGTTTAAAACCAATAACAATTTATTTATAAGGTATCGTGATTACATTCAGTGAATTAGCGCCTGCAGTAATTGCCACTTTATTCTTTCCGGCTTTGATCTGTGCAGTAACAGGTATTACCACCGATGGTGCATCCAGCGTATTGATATCACTTTTAGCCTTCGCCGTCAGCACTTCCTGCGTAGCTGTACCTGTTGCTGCTACAGCGCCTTCCAACGCAATAGTATACGCTGCCGCCTTATCTGTGGTATTCACTACCTTCAGCAGAATTTTGCGGGCCTGCTTATCAATCGTTGCACTGGCATAAATACCCTCCTGCCCTGTTAATGCCCGATTACCGGATGTAACAGATACGGTATGCGTACCCTTATTATTAGCAAAAAGACGTTGCACATAATAATTCGGTGTGCCCACTGAACGCAGATTATCAAACCAGATCAGATCGGGTCTCCATTGCCATGCATCCACATGCGCAAGTAATGGCGCATAGGAAGCCATCTGTACAAGATCCGCATTTCTTTCCAATCCCGTCATAAACGCTGCTTCTGCCAATGCACTCTCCCAGGTATTCCTTCCTTCTGCAGTATCTGTCTCTTTTTTACCCTGCGGTACTTTAACATGCGCGGCATATTCTCCTGCAAAGATCTTTGGCCCTTTCCGCTCATATTTATCATAACGGGCACTATTTTTCAGAAACCACTCCGGTGGCATATAATAATGTTCATCTACAAGATCCGCCTTGGAAGGCTTCAGTTTAGACCACAGATAATCGAATCGCTCGCCGCTGGAAAATGGCCCTACACTGGATACCAGTTTTATCTCAGGATGTTTAGTCTTCAGCACCTCCTCAAAACGCTGATAACGGGCAATATACTGACTATCCCACTGCTCATTACCTACTCCCATCAATTTCAGGTTAAACGGCGCAGGATGCCCCATTTCCGCTCTCAGTTGCCCCCACTCGGTTGTCGTGGCACCGTTGGCAAATTCAATCAGGTCCAGCGCATCCTGTATATACGCTTCCACATCCTCATCAGCTGCCACCTCTCCTGTATTAAACTGACATGCCATCCCACAATTGAGAATCGGTAAGGGTTCAGCACCTATATCTTCCGATAACTGGAAATATTCAAAAAAGCCCAGTCCATAGCTCTGGAAATAATCACCGGGTGCCCGATGCGCAAATTCCGTATTCCAACGATTTACGATTAACGTACGATCCTCTGGTTTACCTACCGTTTTTTTCCACTGATACCTGTTGGCCAGATCCCGTCCTTCAACAATACAACCGCCCGGAAATCTCACAAATCCGGGATGCAGGTCGGCCAGTAACTGTACCAGGTCATTACGCAAGCCTCCCGGACGCTGTTTCCAGGTATCCTGGGGGAATAACGATACCAT contains the following coding sequences:
- a CDS encoding multiprotein-bridging factor 1 family protein, translating into MSKIFEDAMNALPAYGLERAAMSLDVVDRIDAIPERKGMSHRELAEALGKSESEISKWMRGTHNFTFETIAKINLALGVKVL
- a CDS encoding alpha-L-arabinofuranosidase C-terminal domain-containing protein, which gives rise to MKRIITFVATAFLLLAGAASFSQTMTLKVNGPQSEVSPTMWGIFFEDINFSADGGIYAELIKNRSFEFTEPMMGWKEVKKEGAGNILIVNRETGHTANPRYAHITVTADKGSYGLFNEGFRGMGFKKGLSYNFSFLARSTAGKVSGKLVLVDDKGTPIGAVAVSAEDKAWKKYTATVTAERTVAKGGVQLLFSGTGALDMDMVSLFPQDTWKQRPGGLRNDLVQLLADLHPGFVRFPGGCIVEGRDLANRYQWKKTVGKPEDRTLIVNRWNTEFAHRAPGDYFQSYGLGFFEYFQLSEDIGAEPLPILNCGMACQFNTGEVAADEDVEAYIQDALDLIEFANGATTTEWGQLRAEMGHPAPFNLKLMGVGNEQWDSQYIARYQRFEEVLKTKHPEIKLVSSVGPFSSGERFDYLWSKLKPSKADLVDEHYYMPPEWFLKNSARYDKYERKGPKIFAGEYAAHVKVPQGKKETDTAEGRNTWESALAEAAFMTGLERNADLVQMASYAPLLAHVDAWQWRPDLIWFDNLRSVGTPNYYVQRLFANNKGTHTVSVTSGNRALTGQEGIYASATIDKQARKILLKVVNTTDKAAAYTIALEGAVAATGTATQEVLTAKAKSDINTLDAPSVVIPVTAQIKAGKNKVAITAGANSLNVITIPYK